One Drechmeria coniospora strain ARSEF 6962 chromosome 01, whole genome shotgun sequence genomic region harbors:
- a CDS encoding putative alternative NADH dehydrogenase translates to MRPSTSTSGAALRAAHGAAKCRLLVCPHAASSPWACSTLNARPKLPSLRRGRPSTAVTSHRFYSDKPLPQANSRILGFCYGAAAWVGISITVVGVGIFGFFLYDASTYKEHATRTDIDVSQLALQPRRGGPKNLPIAEVFIDEDECEEKKRIKHKPRLVVLGGGWGGVALLKELNAEDYHITVISPTNYFLFTPMLPSATVGTLELRSLVEPIRRIISRVHGHFIRARAEDIEFSDKLVEVSQLDHQGKEVRFYVPYDKLVIAVGSVTNPHGVKGLENAFFLKDIDDARKIRNRVIHNLELACLPTTPDDERKRLLSFVVCGGGPTGVEFAAELYDLLNEDLTRHFPRLLRNEISVHLIQSRSHILNTYDETVSKYAEDRFSRDQVEVLTNSRVKEVRPDKIIFTQKQEDGKLTTKELPVGFCLWSTGVSQTAFCQRLAKKLASFQTNRHALETDTHLRLNGTPLGDVYAIGDCSTVQNNVADHIITFLRTLAWKRGQNPETLHLHFSDWRQVAMDVKKRFPQAVNHLKRLDKLFAEFDKDQSGTLDFGELRELLNQIDSKLTSLPATAQRAHQQGNYLAHKFNKMARLSDGLSANDIRDGDLDAAVYKAFEYHHLGSLAYIGNSAVFDLGDGWSLAGGLWAVYAWRSVYFAQSVSFRTRSLMAMDWAKRGVFGRDTDLMSF, encoded by the exons atgcggccgtcgacatcgacgTCGGGCGCCGCTCTTCGCGCCGCCCATGGCGCTGCTAAATGCCGACTCCTGGTCTGCCCACACGCCGCCTCTTCACCATGGGCCTGCTCGACGCTGAACGCTCGACCGAAGCTCCCGTCGCTGCGTCGCGGTAGACCTTCGACAGCTGTCACCAGCCATCGCTTCTACTCGGACAAGCCGCTCCCGCAAGCGAATTCACGCATACTTGGCTTCTGCTACGGTGCTGCTGCCTGGGTTGGCATCTCCATCACGGTGGTTGGCGTTGGCATCTTCGGCTTCTTCCTCTACGACGCGAGCACCTACAAGGAGCACGCCACCCGGACCGACATTGACGTCTCGCAACTAGCCCTTCAACCCCGACGCGGTGGTCCGAAGAACCTTCCCATCGCCGAAGTCTTCATCGATGAAGATGAGTGCGAAGAGAAGAAGCGGATCAAGCACAAACCAaggctcgtcgtcctcggcggcggctggggtGGAGTCGCACTCCTCAAGGAGCTCAACGCCGAAGACTATCACATCACCGTCATCTCCCCGACCAACTATTTCCTCTTCACCCCAATGCTTCCCTCGGCGACTGTGGGGACTCTGGAGCTGCGGTCGCTCGTCGAGCCTATCCGTCGCATCATCAGCCGCGTCCACGGACACTTCATTCGTGCCCGGGCGGAAGATATCGAGTTTTCCGACAAGCTCGTTGAAGTCTCTCAGCTGGATCATCAAGGGAAGGAAGTCCGATTCTACGTCCCTTACGACAAATtggtcatcgccgtcggctccgtGACCAACCCGCATGGTGTCAAGGGGCTTGAAAACGCCTTCTTCCTCAAAGACATTGACGATGCCCGCAAGATTCGAAACCGCGTCATCCAcaacctcgagctcgcctgTCTTCCCACAACCCCCGACGATGAGCGCAAGCGTCTCCTTTCCTTCGTGgtctgcggcggcggtccaACCGGCGTCGAGTTTGCGGCGGAGCTGTATGACCTGCTCAACGAGGATCTTACCCGCCACTTCCCCCGTCTTCTGAGAAATGAGATTTCCGTTCATCTCATTCAGAGCCGGAGTCACATCCTCAATACCTACGACGAGACTGTCTCAAAGTACGCCGAGGATCGATTCTCTCGGGACCAGGTCGAAGTCTTGACCAACTCGAGAGTCAAGGAAGTCCGGCCGGACAAGATCATATTCACGCAGAAGCAGGAGGATGGAAAGCTGACCACCAAGGAGTTGCCGGTCGGATTCTGCCTGTGGTCCACGGGCGTGTCGCAGACGGCTTTCTGCCAAAGGCTTGCCAAGAAGCTTGCTAGTTTCCAGACGAACCGACATGCCCTCGAGACGGACACGCACCTTCGCCTCAACGGTACCCCCCTCGGCGACGTCTACGCCATCGGAGACTGCTCGACGGTTCAGAACAACGTCGCCGACCACATCATCACCTTCCTGCGCACCCTCGCTTGGAAACGTGGCCAAAACCCGGAAACGCTGCACCTGCACTTCAGCGACTGGCGCCAGGTTGCCATGGACGTCAAGAAGCGCTTCCCCCAGGCTGTCAACCACCTGAAGCGTCTCGACAAGCTGTTTGCCGAGTTTGACAAAGACCAGTCCGGCACGCTGGACTTTGGCGAGCTTCGGGAGTTGCTAAACCAGATTGATAGCAAGCTCACCTCGCTGCCAGCGACCGCCCAGCGTGCGCATCAGCAAGGCAATTACCTGGCGCACAAATTCAACAAGATGGCACGCCTGTCGGATGGTCTATCGGCCAACGACATTCGCGATGGCGACCTGGACGCCGCCGTGTACAAGGCGTTTGAGTACCATCATCTGGGCAGCCTTGCATACATTGGCAACTCGGCCGTCTTTGACCTTGGTGACGGCTGGAGCCTTGCCGGTGGCCTCTGGGCGGTGTATGCCTGGCGATCGGTATATTTCGCACAGAGCGTCAGCTTTCGCACACGATCTCTCATGGCCATGGATTGGGCAAAGAGGGGCGTCTTTGGTCGAG ACACAGACTTGATGAGCTTTTGA
- a CDS encoding uridine kinase, protein MSLLESHVTVQKRAYYSPPWADVSIIAVAGSSGSGKSTLSQAIVKKLNLPWVVILSMDSFYKTLTPEQSRLAFANEYDFDSPEAIDFDVLVDRLRDLKAGKRAEIPVYSFAKHQRLEHTTSIYSPHVLILEGIFALYDPRVVSLLDMGIYCEADADTCLARRIVRDVRERGRDIEGCIKQWFGFVKPNFEKFVEPQRKVADLIVPRGIENQVALDMMVQFIERKLFEKSTHHREALSRLEAACKEQPLSDRVVLLDDTPQLKFMNTILQNIDTSAEDFIFYFDRLAALIVEQALNKVHFARTTIETPQGYKFEGLKPSGEVSAVIVLRGGSAFESALRKTIPDCRTGRLLIQSDHSTGEPELHYLRLPDDIHEHESVLLLDTQMASGGAALMAVQVLVDHGVALDKIVLATYSAGRLGLHRLVTVFPEITVVVCNILADQEQRWVEKRYFRC, encoded by the exons ATGTCTTTGCTCGAGAGTCATGTCACGGTTCAGAAGAGGGCATATTACTCACCACCTTGGGCGGATGTCAGCATCATCGCCGTGGCCGGGAGCTCGGGCTCTGGCAAGTCGACGCTCTCCCAGGCGATAGTCAAAAAGCTCAACTTGCCATGGGTTGTGATTCTCTCCATG GATTCATTCTACAAGACGCTGACACCAGAGCAATCGAGGCTCGCGTTTGCCAACGAGTACGATTTCGACTCTCCCGAG GCAATCGACTTTGatgtcctcgtcgaccgctTGCGGGACCTCAAAGCTGG GAAGCGAGCAGAGATTCCGGTATACTCGTTCGCGAAGCACCAACGCCTCGAACACACCACCTCCATCTATTCACCGCACGTGCTCATTCTCGAAGGAATATTTGCCCTGTACGACCCTCGCGTCGTCAGTCTCCTCGACATGGGA ATATACTGCGAGGCTGATGCCGATACTTGCCTCGCACGGAGAA TCGTCCGCGACGTCCGTGAGCGTGGGCGTGACATTGAAGGGTGCATCAAGCAGTGGTTTGGATTCGTGAAACCTAATTTCGAAAAG TTCGTAGAACCACAGAGAAAGGTGGCTGACTTGATCGTTCCACGCGGTATTGAGAATCAGGTGGCCTTGG ACATGATGGTTCAGTTCATCGAGAGGAAGTTGTTCGAAAAGTCCACCCACCACCGCGAGGCCTTGTCGCGTCTCGAGGCGGCATGCAAGGAGCAGCCGCTCTCCGACCGCGTCGTGCTTCTTGACGACACGCCTCAGCTCAAGTTCATGAACACAATCCTCCAAAACATCGACACATCGGCGGAGGATTTCATTTTCTACTTTGAtcggctcgccgccctcatcGTGGAACA GGCGCTCAACAAGGTGCACTTCGCCCGTACGACGATTGAGACGCCGCAGGGATACAAGTTCGAAGGGCTCAAGCCATCGGGAGAAGTAAgtgccgtcatcgtccttcGGGGCGGCTCGGCGTTCGAGTCGGCGCTTCGGAAGACGATCCCGGACTGTCGAACCGGACGACTTCTGATCCAGTCCGATCATTCTACGGGCGAGCCGGAGCTTCATTACTTGCGGCTGCCGGACGACATCCACGAGCACGAAAGCGTTTTGCTGCTCGACACGCAAatggcgagcggcggcgccgctcTAATGGCAGTGCAAGTCTTGGTCGACCACGGGGTGGCCTTGGATAAGATCGTTTTGGCCACCTACTCGGCCGGACGGCTGGGGTTGCACAGACTTGTGACTGTCTTTCCAGAgatcaccgtcgtcgtttgcAACATCCTGGCTGATCAGGAACAGCGATGGGTTGAGAAGCGATACTTTAGATGCTGA
- a CDS encoding CTLH domain-containing protein: MEGYPNAAAKFSREANLQPQQDETSIRARQEIQSFIHSGDIQAAIETLNELDPQILDDDEALHFSLLRLQLVELIRSSSASGDDIGPALKFATDQLGPRAPGNPHFLAELERTMALLLFPPDKLEPQLASLLDPDLRRDAADSVNRAILAKQSARREAAIRHLVRMRAWAENTARDKGLGLPDRLDIGLRGDEPDGQSGRLFGVENGHEPMVTN, encoded by the exons ATGGAAGGCTATCCCAACGCGGCCGCCAAGTTTTCCAGAGAAGCCAACCTCCAACCCCAGCAGGATGAAACTTCGATCCGTGCTAGGCAGGAGATTCAAAGCTTCATACACAGCGGGGACATTCAAGCTGCCATCGAGACCCTTAACGAACTGGACCCTCAG ATAttggatgacgacgaagcgcTTCACTTTTCGTTGCTGCGTCTTCAGCTCGTTGAGCTCATCCGTTCAAGCAGTGCATCTGGCGATGATATCGGCCCCGCCCTGAAGTTTGCCACGGATCAGCTCGGCCCTCGTGCTCCGGGAAACCCGCACTTTTTGGCAGAGCTGGAAAGGACGATGGCGTTACTATTGTTCCCTCCAGACAAGCTGGAACCACAGCTCGCTTCCCTGTTGGATCCGGACTTGCGTCGTGATGCGGCCGACAGCGTAAATCGGGCCATCCTTGCGAAGCAGTCGGCAAGACGCGAGGCCGCCATTCGTCACCTTGTGCGGATGCGAGCCTGGGCCGAGAACACGGCTCGAGACAAGGGGTTGGGACTCCCCGACCGTTTGGATATTGGCCTCCGAGGTGACGAGCCTGATGGCCAAAGCGGACGCTTGTTCGGCGTCGAGAATGGGCATGAACCTATGGTGACGAACTGA
- a CDS encoding mitochondrial F1F0 ATP synthase subunit F Atp17 yields MSFVTRRALSTLIPPKVASPKAIGGAPDALRMQRVVSFYEKLPRGAAPEIKAKGLLGRYQARYFGKKTSVQPIIHALVFLIGIGYAQNYYYHLREDPRFPLRYSCTGITDASLSN; encoded by the exons ATGAGTTTCGTCACTCGCCGAGCGCTCTCGACGCTCATCCCCCCCAAG GTTGCCTCGCCCAAG GCGATTGGCGGTGCCCCAGATGCTCTGCGAATGCAGCGTGTCGTCAGTTTCTACGAGAAGCTCCCCCGAGGTGCCGCTCCGGAAATAAAGGCCAaaggcctcctcggccgataTCAGGCACGATACTTTGGCAAGAAGACCTCTGTCCAGC CCATCATTCACGCGCTTGTGTTCCTGATCGGAATTGGTTATGCTCAGAACTACTACTACCACCTGCGTGAGGATCCCCGATTTCCGCTGCGATACAGTTGCACCGGAATCACTGACGCGTCTCTTTCGAATTAG
- a CDS encoding DNA replication licensing factor mcm6: protein MSSPMLAIKHNRTAEKSEAVPNLLPCRVHHTGSVDPVASFWNPNETEGANKTAYFRGRKLQSKTVLLPERYRGAIVEREAASKGERQPVYNGHEDEQAESPATENMVLTAHFDKMEVWSHDAVSDSASDPYQRAIEEWLGVAEQIHSYPNQVDTNSSEKRRSDQHGKNAGQIWLCVASESAMSGTRGIHNEHATPTRSLRRETNGLGSQLLKAVSLPLRRQEDTTLAMAASSEAGYMMSDAPSMLPAAQKRPLEFPSSSSARPRGPPSENPGAPSEDGGDGFADDQVPRSSRIPDAANIPRVEDRIGSLVQEHFEAFIESFIEDPLSSGAPTSSAATTDKYYVAQIKGMRSLQLSTFYIDYKHLASWENGSLADGVMRQYYRFQPFLTAALHNMIAKYEPQYFREHRQPTASSNWTSSGASQVGSTSRGDSSHRRNGHQQTDKLFSIAFYNLPLVSRVRSLRAANIGQLLSISGTVTRTSEVRPELSIATFVCESCRAVVPNVEQTFRYTEPTQCPNRTCSNRVAWQLDIRHSTFVDWQKVRIQENSSEIPTGSMPRTLDVILRGEIVDRAKAGEKCIFTGALIVVPDVSQLGLPGLRPSAVRDDRAAPRGGDAGGSAVTGLKALGVRDLTYRLAFLACMVVTDTTTNGQSTASGVADVVNAMTQSNANDGDESVEEAQAAILASLNPSEIEDLRAMVHGHHIYSRMVQSIAPMVYGHEVVKKGILLQLMSGVHKKTAEGMQLRGDINICIVGDPSTSKSQFLKYVCSFAPRAVYTSGKASSAAGLTAAVVKDEETGEFTIEAGALMLADNGICAIDEFDKMDIGDQVAIHEAMEQQTISIAKAGIQATLNARTSILAAANPVGGRYNRKTTLRSNINMSAPIMSRFDLFFVILDECNEQIDRHLAEHIVGIHQLRDEAVTPEFSTEQLQRYIRFARTFRPEFTKEAKEVLVEKYKELRADDAQGGVGKNSYRITVRQLESMIRLSEAIAKVNCVDDIAPEMVIEAYDLLRQSIISVEHDDVEVIDEEEEPQDGDSLRRAADAASRGPDNEVAASEEGLQPAGETRGKHTISYDKYVKMVNMFVQHINDGESGSGDGVKGDELLSWYLEQQENELEDEDGYHAEKALASMVLKKMVKDNILMALRGEGLDAETASSLPTNVIYVLHPNCAVEEF from the exons ATGTCGTCCCCAATGCTCGCCATCAAGCATAACCGCACTGCCGAGAAATCTGAGGCAGTACCAAATTTGCTCCCATGCCGTGTCCATCACACAGGGTCCGTCGACCCTGTCGCGTCATTTTGGAATCCAAACGAAACAGAAG GTGCAAATAAAACTGCGTATTTTCGTGGAAGAAAACTTCAAAGCAAGACGGTGCTTCTTCCCGAGCGATATCGAGGCGCCATTGTTGAACGCGAGGCTGCCAGTAAGGGCGAGAGACAACCAGTCTACAATGGACACGAGGACGAACAGGCCGAGTCTCCGGCAACGGAAAACATGGTCCTCACTGCCCATTTCGACAAGATGGAGGTTTGGTCCCACGACGCCGTTTCCGACTCGGCATCCGACCCGTACCAGAGGGCCATCGAGGAGTGGCTGGGAGTAGCCGAGCAG ATTCATTCATATCCCAACCAAGTCGACACGAACAGTTCGGAAAA GCGACGAAGCGATCAGCACGGCAAGAATGCGGGCCAAATATGGCTTTGCGTGGCCTCCGAAAGCGCCATGAGCGGAACACGAGGCATTCACAATGAGCATGCCACGCCAACT CGCTCACTTCGCCGAGAAACAAACGGCCTTGGAAGTCAGCTGCTCAAAGCCGTCTCCCTTCCGTTGCGTCGTCAGGAGGATACGACTCTTGCCATGGCTGCCTCGAGCGAAGCCGGCTACATGATGTCGGacgcgccgtcgatgctTCCGGCAGCACAGAAACGTCCTCTCGAATTCCCATCTTCCTCTTCAGCCCGGCCCCGCGGCCCGCCGTCGGAGAACCCTGGAGCGCCCAGCGAGGATGGAGGGGATGGCTTCGCCGATGACCAAGTCCCCAGGAGCTCACGCATACCCGACGCTGCCAATATTCCCCGCGTCGAGGACAGGATCGGATCGCTCGTCCAGGAGCACTTTGAGGCATTTATCGAGAG CTTCATCGAGGATCCTCTCTCCTCGGGCGCACCGACGTCGAGTGCCGCCACGACGGACAAGTACTACGTTGCCCAGATCAAAGGAATGCGTAGCCTGCAGCTCTCCACCTTTTACATCGACTACAAGCATCTTGCGTCGTGGGAGAACGGCAGTCTGGCCGATGGCGTCATGCGCCAATATTACCGATTCCAGCCCTTCCTCACCGCGGCCCTCCATAACATGATCGCCAAGTACGAGCCCCAGTACTTTCGCGAGCATCGTCAGCCCACAGCCTCGAGCAACTGGACTTCCTCGGGCGCCAGCCAAGTCGGCTCCACGAGCCGTGGCGATTCTTCCCATCGAAGGAACGGCCATCAGCAGACCGACAAGCTCTTCTCCATCGCGTTTTACAACCTCCCTCTCGTCTCCCGCGTCCGCAGCCTGCGCGCGGCCAATATTGGACAGCTCCTCTCCATCTCCGGCACCGTGACGAGAACGTCGGAAGTGCGACCCGAGCTGTCCATCGCCACCTTTGTCTGCGAGTCGTGCCGAGCCGTCGTCCCCAACGTCGAGCAGACGTTCCGATACACGGAGCCTACGCAATGCCCCAACCGGACGTGCTCGAACCGGGTGGCCTGGCAGTTGGACATTCGTCACAGCACTTTTGTCGATTGGCAAAAGGTTCGCATCCAGGAAAACAGCTCCGAGATCCCGACGGGGAGCATGCCGCGAACGCTAGATGTCATCTTGCGAGGCGAGATCGTTGACCGCGCAAAGGCGGGCGAAAAGTGCATCTTCACCGGCGCCTTGATCGTCGTCCCCGACGTCAGTCAGCTCGGCCTGCCGGGCCTGCGGCCGTCTGCCGTCCGGGACGATCGCGCCGCTccccgaggcggcgacgccggcggcagtGCCGTCACTGGCCTCAAAGCCCTCGGCGTTCGGGACTTGACGTATCGACTGGCATTCCTGGCCTGCATGGTCGTcacggacacgacgacgaacgGTCAATCGACCGCCAGTGGtgtggccgacgtcgtgaACGCCATGACGCAGAGCAACGCCAacgacggtgacgagtccgtcgaggaggcccaAGCCGCCATTCTCGCTTCCCTGAACCCTTCCGAGATTGAAGATCTGAGAGCCATGGTGCACGGTCACCACATATACTCGCGAATGGTGCAGTCCATCGCCCCCATGGTCTACGGTCACGAGGTCGTCAAGAAGGGAATCCTTCTCCAGCTCATGTCTGGCGTCCACaagaagacggccgagggtATGCAGCTGCGAGGCGATATCAACatctgcatcgtcggcgacccATCGACCTCCAAGTCGCAGTTCCTCAAGTACGTCTGCTCGTTTGCGCCGCGAGCCGTCTACACGAGCGGCAAGGCGTCCTCTGCCGCCGGtctcaccgccgccgtcgtgaaggacgaggagacgggCGAGTTCACGATAGAGGCCGGAGCTTTGATGTTGGCCGACAACGGTATATGCGCCATCGATGAGTTCGACAAGATGGACATTGGCGATCAGGTGGCCATTCACGAAGCCATGGAACAGCAAACAATCTCCATCGCCAAGGCAGGCATACAGGCCACGCTCAACGCGCGGACGAGcatccttgccgccgccaaccccgtcggcggccgctaCAATCGCAAGACGACGCTGCGGAGCAACATCAACATGTCGGCACCCATCATGTCCCGGTTTGATCTCTTCTTCGTCATTCTGGACGAGTGCAACGAGCAGATAGATCGACATCTTGCCGAGCACATTGTCGGCATTCATCAACTGCGCGATGAGGCAGTCACCCCCGAGTTCAGCACGGAGCAGCTTCAGCGGTATATTCGCTTCGCCCGCACATTTCGACCCGAGTTCACCAAGGAAGCAAAGGAGGTGCTCGTGGAGAAGTACAAGGAGCTGAGAGCAGACGATGCTCAAGGAGGCGTCGGCAAGAATTCGTACCGCATCACCGTCCGCCAACTTGAAAGCATGATTCGCCTGAgcgaggccatcgccaaggTCAACTGCGTTGATGACATTGCCCCCGAAATGGTAATCGAGGCATACGACCTTCTCCGGCAAAGCATCATATCCGTCGAGCATGATGACGTTGAAGTCattgacgaggaggaggagccgcAAGATGGCGACTCATTGcgtcgagccgccgacgccgcttCTCGGGGACCCGACAACGAAGTCGCTGCCAGCGAGGAAGGACTACAGCCCGCTGGCGAAACCAGGGGGAAGCACACCATCTCATACGACAAATACGTCAAAATGGTCAACATGTTTGTTCAGCACatcaacgacggcgagagtGGAAGCGGCGATGGGGTGAAAGGTGATGAGCTCTTGAGCTGGTATCTGGAGCAACAAGAGAATGAGCTGGAGGATGAAGACGGTTACCATGCCGAGAAAGCTCTCGCCAGCATGGTCCTCAAGAAGATGGTCAAG GACAACATTCTCATGGCCCTCAGAGGAGAGGGTCTTGACGCTGAAACTGCATCGTCCCTTCCGACAAATGTTATCTACGTCCTGCATCCCAACTGCGCAGTCGAAGAGTTTTGA
- a CDS encoding histone acetyltransferase ESA1, whose protein sequence is MTANTPSGEPTVGSDAPRLKGPATPDTLTTGSIAWVEKDGQPRRAEILSIKETKSGKQFYCNFDNFNKRLDEWVPVARIDFSQDVEWPNPDKDKAKDSKANKRLQSQSRKSQVSKKTQRRPGKREQSVQSETTTPHPWSGRLEFVESQSQQKSSSAGPDSELQGRTSVEASATPAGPDEGDADEEDGEGRKGQAAFSREDEIEKLRTSGSMTQNPAEISRIRNISKVQFGKHDLFPWYFSPYPEVFSQEDVIFICEFCLSYYGDDISFSRHRKKCSLQHPPGNEIYRDDYVSFFEIDGRRQRTWCRNLCLLSKMFLDHKTLYYDVDPFLFYVMTTRSDKGCHVVGYFSKEKESADSYNVACILTLPQYQRKGYGRLLIQFSYELSKIEGRLGSPEKPLSDLGLLSYRQYWSENILDFLLGYNERDDKVTIEAISTALAMTTQDVEHTLQAMRMQVYHKSDHKIVIPNKLIEQREKQKLKQKRVLDPMRIQWKPPVFTASSRTWGW, encoded by the exons ATGACGGCCAACACGCCGAGCGGCGAGCCTACCGTCGGCTCCGACGCGCCACGTTTAAAGGGCCCGGCCACCCCCGACACGTTGACGACCGGCAGCATCGCATGGGTTGAGAAAGACGGTCAACCCCGGCGAGCGGAGATTCTCAGCATCAAAGAAACGAAAAGCGGCAAACAATTTTACTGCAACTTTGACAACTTCAACAAGCGACTCGATGAATGGGTCCCTGTTGCGCGGATCGACTTCAGTCAGGACGTGGAATGGCCGAATccggacaaggacaaggcaAAAGACAGCAAGGCAAATAAAAGGCTTCAGTCACAATCCAGGAAATCGCAAGTCTCCAAAAAGACGCAAAGGCGCCCGGGGAAACGTGAGCAGTCGGTCCagtcggagacgacgacTCCTCATCCGTGGTCAG GACGATTAGAATTTGTCGAATCGCAGTCCCAGCAGAAATCCTCTTCCGCCGGACCGGACAGTGAGCTTCAAGGCCGCacgagcgtcgaggcgagcgcgACACCGGCCGGACCCGACGAGggggatgccgacgaggaggacggagaAGGCCGGAAGGGCCAGGCGGCATTCAGTCGCGAGGACGAGATCGAGAAGCTTCGAACGTCGGGCTCCATGACGCAGAACCCCGCCGAAATATCGCGAATCCGAAACATATCCAAAGTCCAGTTCGGAAAGCATGACCTGTTCCCTTGGTACTTCTCGCCGTACCCAGAGGTGTTTAGCCAGGAGGATGTCATTTTCATCTGCGAGTTCTGCTTGAGCTACTACGGCGACGATATATCCTTCTCGCGTCATCGAAAGAAGTGCTCTCTGCAACATCCGCCCGGCAACGAGATCTACAGGGACGATTACGTGTCCTTTTTCGAGATTGACGGTCGTCGACAACGGACGTGGTGCAGGAATCTTTGCCTCCTGTCCAAGATGTTTCTCGACCACAAGACGCTCTACTACGACGTCGATCCGTTTCTGTTTTACGTCATGACGACAAGGAGCGACAAGGGTTGCCATGTCGTCGGCTACTTTTCCAAGGAAAAGGAGAGCGCAGACTCGTACAACGTGGCGTGCATCCTCACCCTGCCGCAGTACCAGCGTAAGGGGTACGGCCGACTGCTGATTCAGTTCTCGTACGAGCTGTCCAAGATCGAGGGCAGGCTTGGGTCGCCGGAAAAGCCGCTGTCGGATCTTGGCCTGCTCAGCTACCGGCAGTACTGGTCCGAAAACATACTCGACTTTTTGCTGGGATACAACGAGCGAGACGACAAGGTGACGATTGAGGCTATTTCGACGGCATTGGCCATGACGACACAAGACGTCGAGCATACGCTTCAGGCGATGCGGATGCAAGTCTATCACAAGAGCGACCACAAAATTGTCATTCCGAACAAGCTGATTGAGCAAAGGGAGAAGCAGAAGCTGAAGCAGAAGCGAGTTCTGGACCCCATGAGGATACAATGGAAGCCTCCCGTCTTTACCGCCTCGAGCCGGACTTGGGGATGGTGA
- a CDS encoding RNA exonuclease 4 produces the protein MVELSSNWKRLQSAIKAEGASKRPEEQRPGNPASRSGKTSRATTAKAAVRPASARPHKICKNRRTSRPRMGGVQSSSVESGPKDGPSPSIALWTSDKEISTEALADAYGLGIKDNSMLLASQQDRVNQGLGGSLSSIGKYVAIDCEMVGVGPGGHESVLARVSMVDFHGRQVYDSFVKPREKVTDWRTAVSGVSQKEMRFARDFDDVQQDVFNVLKDRIVVGHDIKHDLDALQLSHPLRDIRDTVKHATFRKVGNGRKPALKTLARELLGVDIQDGSHSSIEDARVTMLLFRRYKPGFDVDHANRYAPKPATNNSKHVRRSKDTKTR, from the coding sequence ATGGTCGAGCTTTCTTCCAATTGGAAAAGGCTTCAATCTGCCATCAAGGCCGAAGGAGCCTCCAAGCGTCCGGAGGAGCAACGACCCGGCAACCCGGCGTCGCGTTCAGGCAAGACATCGAGGGCAACCACAGCCAAGGCAGCCGTTCGACCAGCTTCGGCTCGACCTCACAAAATCTGCAAAAATAGACGTACCAGTCGGCCGAGAATGGGTGGCGTCCAGAGCTCGAGCGTGGAATCAGGGCCCAAGGATGGCCCTTCACCATCCATCGCACTATGGACCTCGGACAAGGAGATTTCCACCGAGGCCTTGGCTGATGCGTACGGCCTGGGGATCAAAGACAATTCCATGCTTCTCGCTTCCCAGCAGGACAGAGTCAACCAAGGCTTGGGCGGTAGCCTGAGCTCGATTGGGAAGTATGTCGCGATAGACTGCGAAATGGTTGGCGTCGGCCCTGGAGGCCACGAATCCGTATTGGCGAGAGTCAGCATGGTGGATTTTCACGGCAGGCAAGTCTATGATTCGTTTGTGAAGCCGAGGGAGAAGGTGACGGACTGGAGGACGGCGGTGAGCGGAGTGTCGCAGAAGGAAATGAGATTCGCCCGAGACTTTGACGACGTGCAACAGGATGTTTTCAACGTCTTGAAGGACCGCATCGTGGTAGGCCACGACATCAAGCACGACCTGGATGCCTTGCAGCTCAGCCATCCTCTGAGAGACATCCGCGACACCGTCAAACACGCGACTTTCAGGAAGGTCGGAAATGGCAGGAAGCCGGCGTTGAAGACGCTTGCGAGGGAGcttctcggcgtcgacatccaGGACGGCTCTCACTCGAGCATAGAAGACGCCCGGGTCACCATGCTGCTGTTTCGCAGATACAAGCCCGGCTTTGACGTGGACCACGCCAATCGATACGCGCCGAAGCCTGCGACGAATAATAGCAAGCACGTTAGAAGGTCAAAAGACACCAAGACTCGGTAG